In the genome of Thermodesulfobacteriota bacterium, the window TCCCTGGAAATACCGATGAAGAAACCGATTTCGGAAAAATTCCCTTTCCGGGGGCATCGGCATGTTTTTCGAGAAGAAGGCACGGCACAAATTTCTTCCGCGGCTCCTTCCCCTGCTGCTTGCCCTGGCATTGACGGCGCCCGGCGAAGCCTTCGGGGCCATCGACCTGACCGAGATGAGCCTCGAGTCGCTGATGAACGTGACCGTCGTCGGGGCCTCCCGGTACGAGCAGAAAACGAACGAGGCGCCTTCGTACGCAAGCGTGTTGACCGCGGACGATATCCGCAAGAACGGATACAGAAACCTGGCGGACCTGCTCCGGTCGATCCCGGGGCTTCACGTCACCGACGACCGGAACTACCAGTACCTCGGCATTAGGGGATTCCTTCCTCCCGGGGACTACAACACCCGGGTCCTGCTCCTGGTGGACGGCCACCGGATCAACAACAGCGTCTACGACCAGGCCATGATCGGAAACGATTTCCCCCTGGATATCGACCTCGTGGAGCGGGTGGAGGTCGTGCGCGGCCCCAGCTCCTCCCTGTACGGATCGAACGCCTTTTTCGGCATCATCAACGTCCTCACGAAACGGGGGAGGGAGGTCGACGGTGCGGAGCTCGCCGGCAGCGCCGGAAGGTGGCGCACGTTCCAGGGGAGGGCGACGCTGGGCCGGGATTTCCCGGAAAAGGCCGAGCTGCTCGTATCCGGCACGGTCTCCCGGAGCGAAGGCCAGGACCTGTTCTTCCCGGAATTCGACGATCCCGCGACCAACAACGGCCTCGCGGCAAACGCCGACCGGGAAAAGTTCTACAACGTGTTCGCGAAGGCCTCCCGGGGCGACTTCACCCTGGAGGCATCGCGCAGCTACCGCAGAAAATGGATCCCCACGGCCCCATACGGGACGACCTTCAACACGGATCGGACCTATACCGTCGACCAGCTCACCTACCTGGATCTCCGGTTCGAGAAGGACCTCCCCCGCGGGCTGAACGTGCTGGCGCGAGCGTTCTATGACGATTACCGGTATTGGGGCGATTACATCTATTTCCCGGACGTCAACAAGGACTTCGGCAAGGGGCGCTCGTGGGGCGCCGAGCTGAAGACCGTCAAGACGTTCCGGGAGCGGCACCGGCTGACGGCGGGAGCGGAGTACAGAAGCAATTTCCGGGTGGAACAGACAAATTTCGACGCGGGGGGCCCCGCGCCCAACCTCGATTCCCATCATTCCTCCTACGTGGCCGCCGCGTATTTCCAGGACGAATTCCGCTTCCACCCGAAATGGATCCTGAACGCCGGGATCCGGTTCGACTATTACGACACCTTCGGCGGGACGTGGAACCCGCGCGTCGGCCTCATCTGGCATCCACGGGAGAAGACGGCGGCCAAGCTCCTTTACGGAAAAGCGTTCCGGGCGCCGACCGACTACGAGCTGCATTACGGGGACAATCTCCAGACCCAGAAGGCGAATCCGGGGCTGCGGCCGGAAGAGATCCACTCGTACGAGGCCGTCCTCGAGCGGTACGCCGAGGCCTTCGGCGTCCGGTGGAAAGGGACGGCGGCGGCCTTCCATTACCGCATCCACCAGCTCATCCACGCGGAGCTGGACCCGGCCGACGGCCTGATCGTCTTCAGAAACCACGGCTCGATCGTCGCGAACGGCGGAGAGCTGGAGCTGGAGGGGAAGAAGGCCGGCGGGCTCTCCGGCAGGGTCAGCTACGCGAAACAGCGATCGAGAGCCCGGAACTCCGGGCCCCTCCCCAATTCCCCGGAAGACATGGCGAAGGCCAACCTGAGCGTTCCGCTGGTCGCCGGGAAGCTCTTCCTTTCCCCCGAGGCGCAATACATCGGCCGCAGGAAGACCCTTCCGGGAA includes:
- a CDS encoding TonB-dependent receptor, which codes for MFFEKKARHKFLPRLLPLLLALALTAPGEAFGAIDLTEMSLESLMNVTVVGASRYEQKTNEAPSYASVLTADDIRKNGYRNLADLLRSIPGLHVTDDRNYQYLGIRGFLPPGDYNTRVLLLVDGHRINNSVYDQAMIGNDFPLDIDLVERVEVVRGPSSSLYGSNAFFGIINVLTKRGREVDGAELAGSAGRWRTFQGRATLGRDFPEKAELLVSGTVSRSEGQDLFFPEFDDPATNNGLAANADREKFYNVFAKASRGDFTLEASRSYRRKWIPTAPYGTTFNTDRTYTVDQLTYLDLRFEKDLPRGLNVLARAFYDDYRYWGDYIYFPDVNKDFGKGRSWGAELKTVKTFRERHRLTAGAEYRSNFRVEQTNFDAGGPAPNLDSHHSSYVAAAYFQDEFRFHPKWILNAGIRFDYYDTFGGTWNPRVGLIWHPREKTAAKLLYGKAFRAPTDYELHYGDNLQTQKANPGLRPEEIHSYEAVLERYAEAFGVRWKGTAAAFHYRIHQLIHAELDPADGLIVFRNHGSIVANGGELELEGKKAGGLSGRVSYAKQRSRARNSGPLPNSPEDMAKANLSVPLVAGKLFLSPEAQYIGRRKTLPGKTIPSVPAYTVANATILAQNLPGGLELSASVYNIFDRRFADPAGPEHLQDSIPQDGRNFRVKATCRF